A genomic window from Tachyglossus aculeatus isolate mTacAcu1 chromosome 9, mTacAcu1.pri, whole genome shotgun sequence includes:
- the B3GALT1 gene encoding beta-1,3-galactosyltransferase 1, with the protein MASKVSCLYVLTVVCWASALWYLSITRPTSSYSGSRPFSSISIARKNVSFGNIRTRPINPHSFEFLINEPNKCEKSVPFLVILISTTHKEFDARQAIRETWGDENNFKGIQIATLFLLGKNADPVLNQMVEQESQIFHDIIVEDFIDSYHNLTLKTLMGMRWVATFCSKAKYVMKTDSDIFVNMDNLIYKLLKPTTKPRRRYFTGYVINGGPIRDVRSKWYMPRDLYPDSNYPPFCSGTGYIFSADVAELIYKTSLHTRLLHLEDVYVGLCLRKLGIHPFQNSGFNHWKMAYSLCRYRRVITVHQITPEEMHRIWNDMSSKKHLRC; encoded by the coding sequence ATGGCGTCCAAGGTCTCGTGTCTGTATGTATTGACAGTGGTGTGCTGGGCAAGTGCCCTTTGGTACCTGAGTATAACTCGTCCCACTTCTTCCTACTCCGGCTCCCGGCCTTTCAGTAGCATTTCCATTGCCCGGAAGAATGTTTCCTTCGGAAACATTAGGACCCGACCCATAAATCCCCATTCATTTGAGTTTCTCATCAACGAACCTAACAAGTGCGAGAAGAGTGTCCCCTTCCTTGTCATTCTCATCAGCACGACGCACAAAGAGTTCGATGCCCGGCAAGCCATCCGAGAGACCTGGGGAGACGAAAACAACTTTAAAGGTATTCAGAtcgccaccctcttcctcctgggcaAGAATGCTGACCCCGTCTTGAACCAGATGGTAGAGCAGGAGAGTCAGATCTTCCATGACATCATCGTCGAGGACTTCATCGACTCGTACCATAACCTTACCCTCAAAACGTTGATGGGCATGAGGTGGGTGGCCACGTTCTGCTCCAAAGCCAAGTATGTCATGAAAACGGACAGTGACATTTTCGTcaacatggacaacctgatttataAACTCCTAAAGCCCACCACCAAGCCACGGAGAAGGTACTTCACCGGCTACGTCATCAACGGAGGCCCAATCCGCGACGTACGCAGCAAATGGTACATGCCGAGGGATCTGTACCCAGACAGCAACTACCCTCCCTTCTGTTCGGGCACAGGCTACATCTTTTCAGCCGACGTAGCTGAGCTCATCTACAAGACATCCCTCCACACAAGGCTCCTTCACCTCGAAGATGTGTACGTAGGACTGTGTCTGAGAAAGCTGGGCATCCACCCTTTCCAAAACAGTGGCTTCAATCACTGGAAAATGGCCTACAGCTTGTGTAGGTATCGGCGAGTCATAACCGTGCATCAGATCACTCCAGAAGAAATGCACAGAATCTGGAATGACATGTCAAGCAAGAAACATCTCAGATGTTAA